The following DNA comes from Streptomyces sp. NBC_00273.
CCTCGTAGCGGGTGACGAGCCAGGCGTCCAGGCCGCCCGCGACGACGACGCGGCGCACGGGGCCCTCCTCGCGCAGCTGCTGGTACAAGGGGAACGGATCCGCGACGAAGGCGGGGTCGGCGTAGGGCAGAAGGGTCGGCTGCTGCTCGCTCATGAGGCCTCCCGGAGCGTGTCGTCCTCGCTGTGGTAGCGAGGTTATCCGCCTGACCATCCCGATACGTCGCTTTTCGGCCTCGGGCGAGGTGGGGCCGAGGCGGGGCCGAGTCGGGACGGGCCGGGGCGGACCGGGTCGAGGTCAGCGGAGCGATTCCCCCGGGGGCCGCTCGCGCAGGGCTCCGTAGGCGAGGAAGTAGGCCGGCAGCCGGTTCAGCCGGCGCGAGTCGGTGAGGAGTTCGGTCAGCCGCTTCGCCCGCCGGGGATCTCCGAACGCCGAACGGCCGGCCAACAGCGGCCCGATGACCTTGGCGTGCGCGAGGCGCTGGAGCCCCTGGGTCGCCACGGTGGTGGGCAGACGCCGCCACTGCACGCGGCGTACGTCCCGCAGCCCCACGGTGCCCTCGCGCAACGGGCCCACGAGGTGGCGGGCCGCGGCCACCGCGTCCTGCACGGCGAGGTTGATGCCGATGCCGAACACCGGCGACATGGCGTGGGCGGCGTCCCCGATGCACAACAGCCCCGGTCGGTGCCAGCGGCGCAGCCGGTCGAGCCGTACGTCGAGCAGTTTGACCTCGTCCCAGGAGGTGACGGCACCGGCCCGGTCGGCCAGCCAGGGGACGGCGTCCGCGAACTGCGCCATGAACGACTCCAGGCCCTCGGCGCGGCGCCCGGCGTCGGACCCCTTGGGGATGAGCCCCGCACACTGCCAGTAGTCGCCGCGGTCGATGAGGGCGACGAACAGCCGGTCCCCGAGGCCGCCGACGAGCCCGCTGGGGTCCTCCTCGCGCCGAGGCACCCGGAACCACCAGGCGTCCATGGGGCACGGGAACTCCTCCAACCCCAGCTCGGGCAGGGTTCTGGCCAGCGAGCCGCGTCCGTCGCAGGCCACGGTCAGCGAGGCCCTGAGCTCACCGGTGCCACCGTCCGAGGTCCGGTACCGCACGCCCGTGACCCGTCCGCGCTCGATCAGGAAGGACGTCGCCTCGGTGTTCATGCGCAGGTGGAAGGAGGGCTCCCGGCCCGCT
Coding sequences within:
- a CDS encoding FAD-dependent oxidoreductase; translated protein: MERTTCCVVGGGPAGMVLALLLARAGVEVTVLEKHGDFLRDFRGDTVHPSTLSLLDDIGLAERFARLPQRRVSTVQLPIAPDRSLVTVGDIGALRGKYNYIAMVPQWDLLDLLADEAGREPSFHLRMNTEATSFLIERGRVTGVRYRTSDGGTGELRASLTVACDGRGSLARTLPELGLEEFPCPMDAWWFRVPRREEDPSGLVGGLGDRLFVALIDRGDYWQCAGLIPKGSDAGRRAEGLESFMAQFADAVPWLADRAGAVTSWDEVKLLDVRLDRLRRWHRPGLLCIGDAAHAMSPVFGIGINLAVQDAVAAARHLVGPLREGTVGLRDVRRVQWRRLPTTVATQGLQRLAHAKVIGPLLAGRSAFGDPRRAKRLTELLTDSRRLNRLPAYFLAYGALRERPPGESLR